The nucleotide sequence ACATAATTACATATTATGTcactaggtacatatatgtactaagTAACTACCTGATGTACTTACCTCTACTTACCtatatacagtatgacacaaacgtagtgctcggtggcttttatttccaagtagAAAGAGCTATCGAGATAAATGAAGCGGGGTTGAGTGGGGAAAAATAagagctttcaaaagcgaccatgaaaatttccagcccatgcacagggtgtccacaaattgaaaaaccggtttggtcaaaaaattcaaactggtttttatgatatgaattttttgaaaccggttcattatttgcaaccagttaacaaaaaatagccaaaaattgtaggtagagaaaaaagcttgaaacaaaagttgtagaaggtgaaaaattacacaattctgtcaaatcacattttgaaaccggttcattggtttgcacttggcaaccagtttttgacaatcacttaAAAATTAGAGAATTGaggaaaaagcttgaaacaaaagttatagagcgtgaaaaattgaaccattttcgctgatcagattttgaaaccggttcattaatttgcaacaagttatcaaaaattacctaaaaattggagatcgagaaaaaagcttggaacaaaagttgtaagacgtgaaaaattacacaattccgtgtggtcacattttgaaaccggttcattggttcgcatttagcaaccagtttctgacaatcacctgaaaattaatgatagagaaaaaagcttgaaacaaacgttgtagagcgtgaaaaattgaaccatttttgctgatcagattttgaaaatggctaattaattttcaaccagtTAACTTCTGACGGCCTGCTGCGTagtaatgaactggtttcaaaatctgattagcgaaaatagttcaatttttcacattcggcaacaacttatgtttcaagattttttctcaatccccaatttttaggcaatttttgataactggttgcaaattaatgaaccggtttcaaaatcagatcagcaaaaatggttcaatttttcacgctctacaacttttgtttcaagctttctcctcaatcttcaattttcaagtgattgtcaaaaactggttacaagtgcgaaccaatgaaccggtttcaaaatgttattaaacagaattgtgtaatttttcattctctacaacttttgtatcaagcttttttctctatctacaatattttggggtattttttataaactgtttgcaaattaatgaactggttccaaaaaatttatatcacgtttttgtcgccttagtgtgtagaataggggagagggaggatgttttgggcacttttctcttattttgacctactcaaaaaaatttcaagttccaaattGAACAAACCACTGGACTTTGAAGAAAACACGTTTTGGGTGGACGTGTTGGACAAATGGGTGATGTTTTGGACACCATAAGGTGGATGTCTTGGACACgctgaaaaatgatgtttttttgaatgtttatttttggaaatcccaaattttaatccattagaaatcaattgtcagtatctgtccacaatttcacacaatttcagttGACTCGGATTGTTTTTAATAATCAGCGAGGCAATGTTGAAGAGTCGACTTTTCTATGccatatttttcagccagtgCTGGCCTCTGCTCGAATCAACATATTTTCAGGAGGCAACTTCAAATTGTTCTTGATTAGCATTTATCATTCCAGACTCATTAAAAGTCTTTCCTAGATTTGTCGGATAAAACTGAGGCATTCTTACACCAAAACATCACAAATTAACACAAATTTATtgcagtgtccaaaacatccccacTATGCCATTTCTACTTAAACTGGCTGtgggaaaaaagtatcagcttttcaTGAAAAGGTAGATAATTAGATTATTGACGAGAAGGAATCAGCGATTTCATTTTACTTGTGCTCTTGAAGAAATTCCCCACGGTTATTTTTCAGGTAATCAAAATGTGagacaaacattttttccaaaaacagcacttcaaaacaaaaactgaaatatttttatcacacgAGTTAGTATCTGGTAAATGTTGTCAAATATCAGTTGTGGTATGACATTGCCGCATAATAGTGAAAACcccatttaaaaaaaccaaaccaACTCATCAAACCAGCAACTGTCTgaaacatcctccctctcccctataTTGctccaataaaaaccagtttgcattttttgaccaaaccggttttttaatttgtggacaccctgtgcatgggccggAAATTTATCACGGTCGCGCtccattcatctcgctagctcttttcacttagaaataaaagccaccgggccCTACTGTTGTGGCATACTGTAGTACGTACATACGCGAGTATGTAAAATTgtatttactcgtacctatacgtACTCGTCGTACCTACTCGTGTTATTATTTACTTACGTACCTAACTAACTTGAGGGTATTGTTCATTGTTATCTTGTTTTACAGTTGGATTTGTACAGCAACAAAGTGGcgagaattttccaaaagaaagGCTACAAGAAAGGCGACGTGGTGGCGTTGATGAGCCTAAACAGGCCGCAGTACATCGGCATTTGGTTGGGTCTGGGCAAGATCGGCGTCGTGACCGCCTTGATAAATACGAATTTGCGGTCCCACTCGTTGGCTCATTGTGTGAATGTGGCCAAATGTAAGGCGTTCGTATTCGGCTACGAATTCGCCAAAGACGTGAAAGAAATTGTCGAAGCGCTCGATCCGAAAACCGAGTACATGGCGTACGGTGAGGGCACCTTCACCGGCGCCGGCGACAGCTTTTTGCGCAATTGCGGCGATATGGAGCAACTGTTGAGCAGCGTATCCGACGATGCCGTCGAACCTGAAACGCCCATCGGGCCCAAAGACAAATTATTGTACATCTATACTTCGGGCACTACTGGTTTGCCAAAAGCCGCCATAATGGTTCACGACAAGTACGTATTCGTATCTAAACTACCTATATCTATTACCTATATGTGTGGGGGTACCTAACCGCTCACCGCttagtatgtaggtacaaaaGTGCTTAGCCCACTACTGTGGGTAGTTTCAGTTGGGTACCTCTGGCTCTACCTACCAAActattggtaggtacttttaatgCGAATCGGTTCTCTCGTCAGACCTTTGCGGCTCGACATCTTTTTTTATATAGTACTCTTATTCGTGTTCGTAGATTGGTGATGATAGTGGCCGGTTTCAAGTATTTATTGAAGTTACGCTCGAACGATATCATCTACGATCCGCTGCCGCTGTACCACACGGCCGGCGGTCTTTTGGGCACCCTTCCGGCCTTGGTGTATGGTTTAACGGTCGTCATCAAAGTCAAGTTTTCCGCTTCCAAGTATTTCACCGATTGCGTCAAGTATAAATGTACCGTAAGTACATATTGTACCTTTACCTAATACGTACATACGTAGATACGAGTTACCAACTTACTACCTACATATAGTTACTTGCACGAGTACAAATACCACCATTGAAATTTGATTGGTACGCACACAGATTGGTCAATACATCGGCGAAATATGTCGATATTTATTGGCGGTACCGCCTTCGCAAAACGACGTTAATCATTCGTTGCGTATGGTGATTGGAAACGGCATGCGTCCGGACGTGTGGCGAGAATTCGTCCATCGATTCAGAATTCCCACTGTCTTAGAACTGTATGGCTCGACTGAAGGAAACGCCAACATAAGTAAGCAACGACTAATAAGTACCTTataccctacctacctatatagggTGCGCGGcacaaaaatacataggtatcagaagaaaggttttttttttctaaaaaatacaaTGCATAATGTagataggttggcaacgtgaacaCCGAACCAAAACATTTGCAGAACTCTTTTTTGACTCGATATGGTATTTCTGTGCACCctgtgtaggtactaggtacctatgtacttactcaTAGTATGTACTGTACATaacagacatttttttctaatacgTTTTCTTcggttttgtgtgttttttacAGTGAATTTCGATAACACTATCGGAGCTGTGGGATTCCTACCTCGTATATTGCCAGCTTGGGTGTATCCCATCGCTTTAATAAAGTACGACGAAACTAACGGCGAACCTCTTAGAAATGAAAACGGCTTTTGTATCAGATGCAATGCTGGTGAGAATGAGATTaatctacttacctacctaggactgggtacctagacctactcataTGATGTACTCTACAGCAGAGCCGAGAGTATGCAGTAGGgtgacaatgaaaaaaaaaattcagatttttgaatgcagcacacctgaaaaatgtgctatgaggtgtcaaaaaatgatccccaaagtttcatccctcTAAGTTGATTTTAACCCGTGCCTCAAGGGCCCCAAAGTTTTGAACGTAATGTCCAAGCGCGACCTTACGAGTCTCACGGCGGCGTGTGGTGGAGAAATCATTGAGTACGCGCTACGCGTACGAAGTGCAGTGGAGTAAGGATacactgttttttttgtgttttttttgataatttggttTTTTCGTCGCAAGCCAACTCTAAAAcagtttttaaataatattttctacaaaaaacacaatttttaaattttatttcactgtggaaaaaaattaattaaaaaattgatctattAACGCAATTCTGTTCTTGTTGTTGCACGTTTCTCTATACCAAAGGGTTACAATGatataaaattcacttcttaTACATATTAAATATTTCTTCACTCACCATCCATGTCCAATGGCCATCATTTTCCTTATATCCTAGCTAGAAACTAATTCCATTGAATGAACATGACTTTATTAATGAAAACCAGATTTTCataaggtaggtaattaatgGCCATCGGACATGGACAGCGAGTGAAAAAATATGGTATTGAATAAGCataataagtaaattttatatCCTTGTaaccttttgaattttttgcaggcGGTGAAAAAGTATAGAGAAACATACAAAAACGTGCgttaaaagctcaatttttttccaaagtaatgTAAAATGGAATAATCCGgttttttcgtggaaaatataatttaaaaactgtCTTAGAGTTAGCttgtgacgaaaaaaaaaatcatcaattgtcaacaaaaaaaaatacagtgtaTCCTTACTTCAATGCACTTCCTACGTGTAGCGCGTTACTCCATGATTTCTCCACCACGCATCGCCGTGAGACTTGTAAGGTCGCGCTCGGACGTTACGTTCAAAACTTTGGGGCCCTTGAGGCACGGGTTAAAATCAACTTAgagggatgaaactttggggatcattttttgacacctcatagcacatttttcaggtgtgctgtaaaaaaaataatgaaaaaattttttccctgtgtatttcattgtcaccctaGTATGCAGCCCTGCTTACTCCCCGTTCTGACTGAAACAGGTTCCACTCTTCTCCACCTACCTTCACCACCATCTCGTTCTTGTCATACGGCGATTTGATCAGCTCAATTAGGTGCTCTGGAACTCCATCTTGTGTAGTATCTCATATGTGACCCTGCCtgacaaaattaattttttttttcaaaaatcaatcaatattttatatacaggggtcggcataagttagtattcgtattcgaaaactgatgcgttctttttaacaccctgttgtgtgtaatgagtagatagaaggtcttgtaggtagtgtgttgtgttcgtggaagtcccaccaacacTTTGGTAATAATAGTTTTTCCCACCGCtatgtcactacagaaaaaaaaattcattttcatttgaaaaaattttcgtctgTGCAAATcagaatactaacttatgccgacccctgtatgtgtacagatatttcaaaagggcccattcggtcagtgccgagaagggtatagattttatttttcaaaaatcaaaataaacttcCAACGATTTCCAATTGATCTAAACGGCGCGGGAACGTGAAGCTTTCATGGACAGCTTCACACTAAAACACCGTTGGGATCCACCGGAGAACGTTGGaagtttgttttgatttttgaaaaataaaacctatACCCTTCTCGGCACTGACAGAATGGGCCCTTTTGAAATATCTGTAcacatatttctaaaaatatttcaaaattacaaaattgcgCAATTACACGAGCAAGCGGGCCTCCATGGTATAACATTGTTctagtgagaaaaaaatgtaacagattgatctttcaacccttgagattcattttaaaagttttcttgCCTAAATGGTTGATTTTGTCAGGAGAAATTACAATAGTGTTGTCCAATTGGCGCAGTTAAAGGCCTTTTTGCATAGTCAATGAAGCATAGTACATTAGTACCacacccacttgacaatagattcgccgatCGAAAAGCCGGTGAAAAAGCCGGCCCAAAAATGATAGTAAATTTGCTGGTAAAAAAACGCCGGCTGTTTAAAGTGGCTGTTTAATTCATTAAAACGCCGATAAATCtaccaaactacaaaaaatttctaacccAAGCGAGGTTCGAACCCACGATTCCTGCGTGGAAGTCCAGAGCGCTCACCATTCAGCTATCACAGCAACGTTAAAATGTTTGTTCTCCAGCGGTATACATGTTCCGCACTTCGTACTTtcctttacattttttgaaaatgagttgtgAAACATACGTTGCGCATGTGCATTGTAATCAGCGAATCAACACCCGGCTTAAAAGCGGCTGTTTCTATAAAAGTAGCCGCTTGTAGCTGGCAACTTTTCACTAGGGAGAACCGGCGAatcggcaaataaaaaaaatgcaattcgcTGGCTGTTTAAGTAGCTGTTTTCTTAAAAGTAGCCGGCGTTTTTTCACCGGCAAATTCACTGTCGTTTTTGAGCGCATTTTAAGTGGCAGTTATGCAAAAAACAACCGGCGTTTCAGCTGAAAGCGGcaaatctattgtcaagtgggcagggatgttgaattcacggtatttttcaattatttgccGGATGTTCGAAATCTGCTCTCTTGTACCTCTTCCATGCATAAAACCAGCCTGTTCAGGTAGAATCTGCCTATGCAAGTATGCCTTGATCCTGTTGTTGATTATTCTGAGCATCACTTCACTGGCATGTGGAATCAGGGCTATTGTGGGATAGTTAGCACAATTTTTTGTATCGCCTTTCTTGTGTAGCGGAATTAATACTGATTCGCACCAATCTTCTGGCCTATAGACtagggtgacaatgaaatacatggggaaaatttttttccattattttttttacagcacacctgaaaaatgtgctatgaggtgtcaaaaaatgatccccaaagtttcatcTCTCTAAGTTGATTTTAACCCATGCCTCAAGGGCCCCAAAGTTTGGAACGTAACGTCCGAGCGCGACCTTCCGAGTTCCACCGTGACGTGTGGTGGAGAAATTGTTGAATGCGCGCTACATGTACAAAGTGCAATGAAGTAAGGATATACagtattttttgattgtttttttttctcagtcgcACGTTGGCTTGaaaacaatttataaattatattttctatgaaaaagcacaattttttcattttattccgCTATGGAAAaacagtgatggcaaaactttttcatttcagttcaagtttttagtttttagttacagttttatttttttcagttcaagttttcggtttttagtttcagttttatttttttcagttcaagttttcagttttaagtttcagttttacttttttcagttcaagtttttagtttcagttttcagttttgcttttttcagttcaagttttcatttcagttttctatttcagtttcagttttcaaaatttttcttgaaagttcaaaaggaaatgaaaaaaaaaaaaattattttctttcatgaattttttcatacctacatTAAGTAATCTAATTTGCTACTtggcaacaaaaacttcaaatttcaaattcaaacatttcaaactcaaaaattatgaataaatagCAGGGCTGTGCAGAGAAAATCCGGGCCTGAGGGGGCCGATGAAGAAAAGACAAGTTATGCTATACTTGGGAGGAAGATCGCATCGtccttttgccgacaaaaaattgtcattttgccacaataatcaaaattttaattaacatgctgagcagtgagcactgtaatagtatcaaaaaacttttaaaatccagtagttctgttctgttcagaaaaagtgaaaaatttgcattttttgtacacCTACTTAcaagtgggtcattccatgtcaactcaaccaaaaaaaaaggcgattttgaaagtcatgtctttcgatttcgctcaatttaatgaaaaaaaaaaattattttctttcatgaattttttcatacctacattaatctaatttgctacttggcaacaaaaacttcaaatttcaaattcaaacatttcaaactcaaaaattatgaataaatagCAGGGCTGTGCAGAGAAAATCCGGGCCCGAGGGGGCCGATGAAGAAAAGACAAGTTATGCTATACTTGGGAGGAAGATCGCATCGtccttttgccgacaaaaaattgtcattttcccacaataatcaaaattttaattaacatgctgagcagtgagcactgtatacaaaaaactttgaaaatccagtagttctgttctgttcagaaaaagtgaaaaatttgcattttttgtacacCTACTTAcaagtgggtcattccatgaaTCAGTTTGgcctcagccccctcagggggcgaaTGGAGGggcttctattattttcaatactttgatcaaaactgatttcacagttcgaaagggcattgaattttgaagttttgaagtattttgaaattttcaaaagttgaaagttgaactttgaatttgaaagttcaaatttcaaaatggtgctgtaagtgggagctaccatttaaaattttgaaaacatttccatagatgtacattttgatactttttggaaatatttaagtttcgagatggcactcgttgacggtggaggagcacccccacccccaattttgggtgaaacgttcgaaagaaaatctggggcatgtgatatatcgaattgtatgtttttggcgacgctgaacacgaatatgacgtcagatttttgattgggcctcatccacggcccccaacaatttttttggactttaacCTATtgagggaggttctgggggccataggtgaggtcgatttaaaaaactatggctatattcgtgttcagcgatatcaaaaacatactatttcatgtgtcgcacgaatgttaccattttttttggggttacccgctttggggaggtgcagggggccgacggatcaaatcaaaaatctgacgtcatattcgtgttcagcgtcaccaaaataccaaaaatatattattccacgtgtcacacgaacaaaacgcatttttgaactttcaccccctttgaggaggtgctgggggccgtggatggggttctatcaaaaatctgacgtcatattcgtgttcagcgtcgccgaaaacatacaattcgatatatcacatgccccagattttctttcgaacgtttcacccaaaattgggggtggggatgctccctctccgtcaacgagtgccatctcgaaacctaaatatttcgaaaaagtatcaaaatgtacatctatggaaattttttcaacattttaaatggtagctcccacttacagcaccattttgaaatttgaacttcctttcgaactgtgaaatcagttttgatcaaagtattgaaaataatagaagccCCTCCATCCGCCCTCtaagggggctgggaccaaactgattgcggctttcttacttactgggtgggtagatat is from Planococcus citri chromosome 1, ihPlaCitr1.1, whole genome shotgun sequence and encodes:
- the LOC135849700 gene encoding long-chain fatty acid transport protein 4-like isoform X1, encoding MGLSKSLVALMDGLSNQYSFIFGVLIAFVIFYRRPIYIILKTLPRDLSLFFRVFNTAVACLKYIVTGETIISLFKKTASTNPDKVIVHFQDTAWTVKELDLYSNKVARIFQKKGYKKGDVVALMSLNRPQYIGIWLGLGKIGVVTALINTNLRSHSLAHCVNVAKCKAFVFGYEFAKDVKEIVEALDPKTEYMAYGEGTFTGAGDSFLRNCGDMEQLLSSVSDDAVEPETPIGPKDKLLYIYTSGTTGLPKAAIMVHDKLVMIVAGFKYLLKLRSNDIIYDPLPLYHTAGGLLGTLPALVYGLTVVIKVKFSASKYFTDCVKYKCTIGQYIGEICRYLLAVPPSQNDVNHSLRMVIGNGMRPDVWREFVHRFRIPTVLELYGSTEGNANIMNFDNTIGAVGFLPRILPAWVYPIALIKYDETNGEPLRNENGFCIRCNAGESGMCIGMISKRIPLKDFQGYVDQKETNKKIIKNVFKRGDSAFLSGDILYMDEFGYLYFKDRTGDTFRWKGENVSTGEVEMVIQKLIGFKDCTVYGVQVGDLEGKAGMVAIVDPKYEIDLDNLADGIDKNLPVYARPLFLRILPQLELTGTYKVKKTDLKNETFDPSKTNDRLYFKHSVKGFLPITESLYSDIVTGAVKV
- the LOC135849700 gene encoding long-chain fatty acid transport protein 4-like isoform X2 yields the protein MGLSKSLVALMDGLSNQYSFIFGVLIAFVIFYRRPIYIILKTLPRDLSLFFRVFNTAVACLKYIVTGETIISLFKKTASTNPDKVIVHFQDTAWTVKELDLYSNKVARIFQKKGYKKGDVVALMSLNRPQYIGIWLGLGKIGVVTALINTNLRSHSLAHCVNVAKCKAFVFGYEFAKDVKEIVEALDPKTEYMAYGEGTFTGAGDSFLRNCGDMEQLLSSVSDDAVEPETPIGPKDKLLYIYTSGTTGLPKAAIMVHDKLVMIVAGFKYLLKLRSNDIIYDPLPLYHTAGGLLGTLPALVYGLTVVIKVKFSASKYFTDCVKYKCTIGQYIGEICRYLLAVPPSQNDVNHSLRMVIGNGMRPDVWREFVHRFRIPTVLELYGSTEGNANIMNFDNTIGAVGFLPRILPAWVYPIALIKYDETNGEPLRNENGFCIRCNAGESGMCIGMISKRIPLKDFQGYVDQKETNKKIIKNVFKRGDSAFLSGDILYMDEFGYLYFKDRTGDTFRWKGENVSTGEVEMVIQKLIGFKDCTVYGVQ